The sequence ACCCCGGAGACACTTAAAAAAGAATTTGATGCCGGCCATTTAAACGGACAAGTTATAGCGGATGTAACTTTGAAGGGGAATTATTCGACAATGAAGGTGGAGATAAACCCTCAGACAATTAGTTTCCCTCAAGAGTGGACAAGACGACGAGATATTGAACCACCCCAAGATGACAAGTTTAACAGTAGTGTTGAGAAACTAGGACGAGAGATCGCTCATTCCATGTTTGGAAGGGAGGATTTAACGACTAAGGTTAATACTACCTTGCTTAAAGATGGTGAACCCGTTAGTGTGCCGGCCTATCAATTAACATTTGATTATCTCAAACACCGGGATGTTAAAGCGTTTTTAGATAAAAATAGTATCCCACATCTGGAAGTAAATCCGAATAACCCTGAAATTAATACTGAAACTGCTCGCGGTTATCGGGTGGTTCGTATTCCCTGTGAATGTATGGAGAATGATCCTAAATTTGAAAATGTAAAGAAGGCTTTAAATGCCAAGCTAATTGATTCAGCATCCGCTAACCCAGAGATATCTTCCCCTTACCACCAGAAATTAGCAGAAACTAAACCCATTACTCCAGAATTTGTTAAGTTAATAAAGTCTAGTTTTCCTGAACATAAACCTGGAAAAATAGAGGAACTTCCCCAGACAATAAAGAAGGAATCATTATCATCTAAAAGATTTACTCCGCTGCCTACTGTGCCGGCACACAAAGGCAAACCAAATTTTGCAGAGTTTTCCAGAAAACCAGAGCCACAACCGCAACCACAGCCAGAACCAACGCCGATAGTAGGAACCATTACCCCACCAAAAGAATTGGCAGCCAAGTTAAGGGGTGGTCGTTTAAATGCTGAAGGAGCCGGTGTACTTTCCACCGCTGCTGATGCCGGGACTCAGGAACCGGTTACACCAACAGCCACGCAAACAGTCACACCAACGCCCAATGCAGCCGTCAGTGTAACCAAATTGTCCACCCAAAAACCAAGGTTAGGCAATTCCCCACCGGCACCCACAGCAACAGCCAAATCAACCATTCCACCGGCACCGACCCCCCCACCGACATCCCTTGCCAGTACACCGACACCAGCAGAAACAGCCAAATCAACCAGAACACAGAACACTATGGCCACTCCAGCTTCACAAGAATCACCCACCCCCCCACCGGCACCCAGTCACAGTAAACCGGCATCGCAGACCACTACACCGGCGCCCACAAATACACTCTCTCCAAATCAACCGACCACACCGGCACCCACAAATACCCAGATCACAGCCAATACAGAGACAACCCCCGAACCGAAAACAACTGAACCACCCGCATATCAACAAAAACCCTGGGAAAATATGTTAACGAGTTTAGCTTTAAATGCCCTCAAGAAAGAGGGACAAGAAATCATACCCGGTATCAACCATGCTTCCTTTTTCCAAGGCAGATTATCTGCTTTTAATTACACTGACCCCGCCACCGGCAAAGACACCATCAAAATTACATCTAATGCTTCAAACGATACTATCTACCATAAATGTCGTGGTGAAGCTCCAATTGTGGAGAATCTCACTAATTCTCAAAAACAATACCTTTCTGCTCTGTACCAACATTTCTCGCAACAGTTAGAGGGTTCTATTAGTCGTTGAACATATACAAGGGTTTAACAATTAAATCAATCTGTGGGGTTACAAAACATACAGCGCTAAGCGCTAGTTTGGTGATGAATAAAAGGAGACAATTATGTCTGTCAATTCGTGTTTATTGATTGGTCGGTTAGGCCAAGAACCACAGACCAAAACATTTGCTGGTGGAAGCCAAGTTACCGAATTTTCTCTGGCTGTAAAACGCTTAGGCAGAGAAACCCCAGACTGGTTTAATATCCAAGCATGGGGTAAAACCTCTGATATTGCTGGTAAATACCTCCGCAAAGGTGCTCAAGTGGCTGTTGCTGGTAATTTGAAGTTTGACCAGTGGCCAGATAAAACCACCGGCGACACTCGTTGGAAACCTGTTGTCGTTTGTAATGAGATTGAACTTCTGGGTAACACCGGCTCAACTGAAACTTCGGATGTTTCCTCAGATGATGACGATGATTTCTAAATTAAATTAATCACATAAATCAAAGCAGCCATCGTGCTGTTTTTTTTATTATAACTAAGGCGCGATGCGCTGATTATACGAAAAAAATTAGGGTAAAATAAAATGAACAGGTTTTTGTTATCAATCAAACTTGTGGAAGTTATCGAATCTCCCGACGGTGCGACCGGCATTGCTTTAATGAAATATCAGGGTAGCCAAAAATCAACATCTACCAAAGGTATTTATTACGCTGGTCAAAATAAAAATGTGTCGGATACCCTACTAAAAGCTGGTGTGGGAGGAACCCTCGTCTGCACCGGCAATATGGAATGTTGTCAAACCAACAACAGAAGCACCGACTTACTCTTCCATATTTGGGAAGCGCAAATAATCAAAAGTACAGTTCCCACCAATGGTGCCGGTGCACCCCAAACTTCAGCAGAACCAACCATCCCTCCGACTTCAGCAGAAGCAATCATCCCTCCGACTTCAGCAGAAGCAATAATTCCACAAAATTCAACTTATCAAACGCCATCTGGCGAAGTAGTGCCATTTGAGCTTGTTCCGTTTTAAGCCAATCCCAATCTCATTACCACCTGAAAAAGTGAGGAAACCCCTCGCTTTTTTATTTTTAGTTTACGTTCAGGAATCAAAGTATGCAATTAAAATCAATTACACTGCATGATACCCTCGAAGAAACACTTTTGATTTTGCCTCAACATTGGTTAATTATCCCAGTTGGATATAATAAACGACCGTTGGGTTATAATTGGCCATCTAGGGCAATGCCGGTGGAGAAGTTTATCTCGGAATTAGGCAAGTTTAACTCAATTCCAATTCTCACTAAAACTGGGGATTTAAAACGAATATACCCACCCGGTATTGGATTACTCACCGGCCCGAATTCTCAAGAAATTCTGATTGCTGTTGATATTGATGGGAAAAGTGCCGAGCGAAAATTAGAGGAGATTTCTGGTGACAATATCCCGCCCACTGTTAGTTTTACATCAGGCCGGCCACACCGAAGACAGTTATTATTTAGTGCTCAGTTGGGGATGGAATTACGGTCACAGAAAATCCCAACAGGAATAGAGGAAGGATTAGAATTGCGGACGAAGAATTTGCAATCTGTTTTACCACCGTCCCCCCATCCCATCACTGGTTGTTATAAATGGGTGGCCGGTCTTTCGCCTAGAGATATTGAAGTTGCACCGGCACCATATTGGCTACTCGATCTTTTATGCCAACCAGTCAATCAGAACAAACCAGCAAATTTAGTTAAGTTTCAGCGGCCAACTGAGCGACACGCGACCAGCCATACTACCACCGGCGATCCTCAGTACAGCAAGTACACCGGGTACACCACCGACACCTCGACCACCGCTGGATACATCAGGTACACCGGCCTCTCCAAGACGACCAACCTTTCCACCACCGGATACACCGGCCTCTCCAAGACGACCGACTTTTCCACCACCGGGTGCACCGGCCTCTCCAAGACGACCGACTTTTCCACCACCGGGTGCACCGATCATCCCCAGTACACCGGCCACAGCACAATTCAGAATAACAGCATAAGAACTGCTAGATTTCTGCTAACACAAATTCATCCAAAATATGCGGATGATTACGATTGGTGGATTAAAGTAGGAATGGCACTCAAATTTATTAGTCCATCCCTGTTAGAAGATTGGGATAAGTGGAGTCGGCTTTCTCCTAAATATAAGGCCGGTGAATGTGATTATAAATGGCATTCATTTAATGGTCGGGGGATTACAGACCGCACTTTATACTGGTTAGCCCGTCAATTTTAAAACTGCTGGTATGGGGGTGGGGTGCTTGGTTGCGCTACGCGCATTGGTGTTGAACCCACACCCCCAATAATTTATGGCTACCCTCAATGAACTATCAGAACAACTGGAATTAGCGGCAGCAATTATTGAGTCTGACCCTACCCCAGAAAATCAACGATTAGCCCAGGGAATTGTTGATGAGATTATTCCCCAGATTGAATCTAAAATTGATGCTTACACCAGTGTCATCAAATCCAAACTAGAACTGGCAGAAACCAGAAAACAACGTGCTAAAAGTATTATGGAACTTGCCTGTTCTGCTGAGAAGACAGCGTACTGGTTAAAGCAAAATCTCCAAAGCTTTCTTGAGCAACGAGTTGAACAATTGGGAGAAAAAGGTAAACGGTTAGAAGGCATTGAAAGTGCTGTTACCCTCTGTAAAGCCGGTGGTAAGGTGCCGGTGCAACTTCCTGCGGATCTACTACCAGATGATGTACCAGAAGAATTCCGCAAAGTAATTGTTGATATTGACACCGAAGCTTTAAAAGAAGCTTGCCGCAATTCTAAGACCGGCACTATCTCCCACAACAACAAAATTATTGCTGCGGTAAAGGAACGCAGTAATTATCTACGAATCAAATAATACCATTTTTGCCCACCAACATAACAAGAAGCGCTGATTATCAAGGCGCTTTTTGTTTCATCCTACTTAACAAGGTTATGGATATCACCCCTCAAACAATGGTTCTAAAGATGGTGAGCTATATCGAGGTTAAAGAGGGATATCAAACTTATCTCCACAGTGCCGACGGTAGCATCATCACCTACTCTCTTCTCCCCTCCAAAGAAGCTCTCGAACTAGCACAACAATCCTGTAAAGATGCCGGGTGGCGTTTCACTAATGCTACCAGTATTGTCAAGACTTTTAGGAAACAAAGCAGATGAAACAACTTACTTTATGGAATGGGGAAAGCGGTTGTCCCACTATCCCCAACCCGCGAATTGCCAATAAATTACGGGAGTTAGCGGACAATTTAACCCCCCAGATAAATCGGCTAATTGATTCTAGTATTAGCAACCAAAGGCCCACTGCTCGCAGAATCAAAATTGCCGAATCTATGAGGTCAGAAGGTAAACAATTGCAGCACGTTCAAGCTGCTTTATTGTACCTTGCTTCTCTACATGAATCAGGGAAAGTACCACCCATACTGGAGAATATACGCACCAGAAAAGCAGTTGAATTTTTCATCAGAAATTCTGGTTATTCTCCTGATAAACTCATCTCCCATTATAGAGATGAACTTGCTAGTTGGGGGATTGAAACAACTTCTGAATTCGTTGAGGCAGTTAATATCCTCAATAGCATGAAAGTA comes from Ancylothrix sp. D3o and encodes:
- the ssb gene encoding single-stranded DNA-binding protein — translated: MSVNSCLLIGRLGQEPQTKTFAGGSQVTEFSLAVKRLGRETPDWFNIQAWGKTSDIAGKYLRKGAQVAVAGNLKFDQWPDKTTGDTRWKPVVVCNEIELLGNTGSTETSDVSSDDDDDF
- a CDS encoding PriCT-2 domain-containing protein translates to MQLKSITLHDTLEETLLILPQHWLIIPVGYNKRPLGYNWPSRAMPVEKFISELGKFNSIPILTKTGDLKRIYPPGIGLLTGPNSQEILIAVDIDGKSAERKLEEISGDNIPPTVSFTSGRPHRRQLLFSAQLGMELRSQKIPTGIEEGLELRTKNLQSVLPPSPHPITGCYKWVAGLSPRDIEVAPAPYWLLDLLCQPVNQNKPANLVKFQRPTERHATSHTTTGDPQYSKYTGYTTDTSTTAGYIRYTGLSKTTNLSTTGYTGLSKTTDFSTTGCTGLSKTTDFSTTGCTDHPQYTGHSTIQNNSIRTARFLLTQIHPKYADDYDWWIKVGMALKFISPSLLEDWDKWSRLSPKYKAGECDYKWHSFNGRGITDRTLYWLARQF
- a CDS encoding siphovirus Gp157 family protein, which codes for MATLNELSEQLELAAAIIESDPTPENQRLAQGIVDEIIPQIESKIDAYTSVIKSKLELAETRKQRAKSIMELACSAEKTAYWLKQNLQSFLEQRVEQLGEKGKRLEGIESAVTLCKAGGKVPVQLPADLLPDDVPEEFRKVIVDIDTEALKEACRNSKTGTISHNNKIIAAVKERSNYLRIK